One Dermacentor silvarum isolate Dsil-2018 chromosome 10, BIME_Dsil_1.4, whole genome shotgun sequence genomic window carries:
- the LOC119465722 gene encoding sodium/nucleoside cotransporter 2 yields MARPWQRSLDIMPPRRSGKLAASEAPVPDLFPAKLSKGEVNPAFFDEGCVDATEMQPAVSPGSNSAAAGSPTPSDQRQAAPFSEKTSWKNRLPFFAKVAAALLFHAYLAAGIALTWSSTPDFCHDVKFLTVITVIVYVFVLWGAATTLLGSVGVVRDAWQSLSDCIETTREKRRWLRPCLWLLLWLCLLSFIVYDSINDIHRLISLAGIVVLILLGFAFSKSRLRVNWYQVMWGLLLQFLLGLAVLRWPHGRDALQCIADKVKNFLDYTNNGSYFVFGHLASGWNLTEALGDFALPKQDMAQNVTNATNVTAPLVDTIKSLPGVFMFQALPVILFFSFFVNILYFYGIMQRLVLIVGSFLQFTIGTTVCESMTAAANIFLGMTEAPLVVRPFLSKMTQSELHTVMTGGFATIAGSVMAAYIRFGVSPAHLMTASIMSAPAALAYSKLLYPETEESHTQRENIEMPKSEERNVLEAASNGTSLGLAMIGSIVANLVGFLAFLAFLNSTLQWFGSIVTLDYLTFEWLLSKVFTPLAFIMGVPWKDCGTVGELIGIKTFANEFIAYARLATVVHELDERSTVIATYALCGFSNLGSIGISIGGLGALAPERKGDLAALSFRALAAGSAACFLTACVAGSLIP; encoded by the coding sequence ATGGCCCGTCCGTGGCAGCGCAGCCTGGACATCATGCCGCCCAGAAGAAGCGGTAAGCTGGCGGCGTCGGAAGCCCCCGTGCCTGACCTGTTCCCGGCCAAACTGTCGAAGGGGGAGGTCAACCCGGCGTTCTTCGACGAAGGCTGCGTGGACGCTACGGAAATGCAACCCGCGGTGTCCCCCGGCTCGAACTCGGCTGCTGCCGGCTCTCCAACGCCCTCGGATCAGCGACAGGCGGCGCCGTTCTCCGAGAAGACCTCCTGGAAGAACCGGCTGCCTTTCTTCGCCAAGGTGGCCGCGGCTTTGCTGTTCCACGCTTACCTGGCGGCGGGCATCGCGCTGACGTGGAGCAGCACGCCCGACTTCTGTCACGACGTCAAGTTCCTCACGGTGATCACGGTCATCGTCTACGTCTTCGTTCTGTGGGGCGCCGCTACCACGCTGTTGGGGAGCGTCGGCGTGGTTCGTGACGCGTGGCAGAGCCTTAGCGActgtatcgagactacgcgggaGAAACGCCGCTGGTTGCGGCCGTGCTTGTGGTTGTTGCTGTGGCTGTGTCTACTGTCGTTCATAGTGTACGACTCGATCAACGACATCCACCGACTCATCTCCCTCGCGGGAATCGTCGTGCTCATCTTACTCGGCTTCGCCTTCTCCAAGTCCCGCCTTAGGGTGAACTGGTACCAGGTGATGTGGGGACTGCTCCTCCAGTTCCTACTCGGGCTCGCCGTGCTACGCTGGCCCCACGGCAGGGACGCGCTGCAATGCATCGCCGACAAGGTAAAGAACTTCCTGGACTACACAAACAACGGATCCTATTTCGTCTTCGGACACCTCGCCTCTGGGTGGAACCTGACCGAAGCGCTCGGAGACTTCGCCTTACCCAAGCAGGACATGGCGCaaaacgtcaccaacgccacaaaCGTCACCGCGCCGCTCGTCGACACCATCAAGTCGTTGCCCGGCGTTTTCATGTTCCAGGCGCTCCCTGTGATACTTTTCTTCAGCTTTTTCGTGAACATTCTGTACTTTTACGGCATCATGCAGCGGCTTGTACTCATAGTCGGTAGTTTTTTGCAATTCACCATCGGCACCACCGTGTGCGAGTCGATGACCGCAGCCGCCAACATCTTCCTGGGAATGACCGAGGCTCCGCTGGTGGTTCGGCCGTTCCTGTCAAAGATGACGCAGTCGGAGCTGCACACCGTAATGACCGGTggcttcgccaccatcgccggcAGTGTCATGGCCGCCTACATTCGTTTCGGCGTCAGCCCCGCCCACCTGATGACGGCGTCCATCATGAGCGCGCCAGCTGCGTTGGCCTACTCCAAGCTGCTGTACCCGGAGACCGAAGAAAGCCATACGCAGCGCGAGAACATCGAGATGCCGAAGAGCGAAGAGCGAAACGTCTTGGAGGCGGCTTCCAACGGGACATCCTTGGGGCTGGCCATGATTGGCAGCATCGTGGCCAACCTGGTCGGCTTCCTGGCCTTCCTGGCCTTCCTCAACAGCACGCTCCAGTGGTTCGGCTCCATCGTCACCCTGGACTACCTCACCTTCGAGTGGCTGCTGTCCAAGGTGTTCACTCCGTTGGCTTTCATCATGGGCGTCCCCTGGAAGGACTGCGGCACGGTCGGCGAACTGATCGGCATCAAGACGTTCGCGAACGAATTCATCGCCTACGCGCGGCTCGCCACCGTCGTCCACGAACTCGACGAGCGATCGACGGTGATAGCCACGTACGCCCTGTGCGGGTTCTCTAACCTCGGTTCCATCGGCATCTCCATCGGTGGGCTCGGCGCCTTGGCCCCTGAGCGTAAGGGTGACTTGGCCGCCCTCTCCTTCCGAGCCCTGGCTGCAGGATCGGCCGCCTGCTTCCTCACTGCCTGTGTGGCCGGAAGCCTCATCCCCTAA
- the LOC119431567 gene encoding uncharacterized protein LOC119431567, whose amino-acid sequence MSDTDEELLVTVNTIILICSLLVRRRRARQRTRKFWVRPIWRYRDTESQAHTLLPRLRARDERYFRDYLRMPPSVFDTLLGLVRPLIERQVTPFRDPISGHDRLAMTIRFLANGDTFRSLSYNFLTGRSTACEIVRQTTSALWDALQSTYLRFPATSQEWLKIAADMEEFWHFPNCIGSIDGKHVHIQCPDNSGSRNLNYKKTFSVVLLAVCDAHYKFTYVDIGHYGGEGDSGIFQRSPLLEVLEKGLLGIPQPRSIGSIGPIPYHMVGDEAFPLKPFMMRPYPRRDLQKFRNDPAQRQEYLKRATFNYRLSRARRLIENAFGIMSSRWRILRRPFRASEETTQNIVKSCVVLHNFLLSSPQSRSAYSPPGFTDHEDWEGNIVEGSWRAGSDSLPGMGDLVTMSGYHSARTAMDMRNHLATYFMNEGRVPWQERIVTRAGIEVMMQFLNHLLKTYVAGA is encoded by the exons ATGTCGGATACGGACGAggagctactggtgactgtgaacactataatacttatttgttctttacttgtgcgacgtcgacgtgccagacagcggacgagaaagttttgggtgcgccctatatggcggtacagggacactgagagccaggcgcacactctgcttCCCCGCCTGCGCGCGAGAGACGAAAGATACTTCAGAGA CTACCTGCGAATGCCGCCGAGTGTCTTCGACACTTTGCTCGGTCTCGTGCGGCCCCTGATTGAGCGGCAGGTGACACCGTTCCGCGATCCCATTTCTGGTCATGATCGACTAGCAATGACGATACG GTTCCTTGCGAATGGAGACACCTTCAGGAGCTTATCCTACAATTTTCTAACAGGGAGGTCAACAGCATGTGAAATTGTCAGACAAACAACTTCCGCCCTTTGGGACGCTCTTCAGTCAACGTATTTAAGATTTCCAGCAACTTCCCAGGAGTGGCTAAAG ATCGCTGCAGACATGGAAGAATTTTGGCACTTTCCCAATTGCATAGGTAGCATCGACGGCAAACATGTGCACATCCAATGCCCAGACAACTCAGGATCGAGGAATTTAAATTATAAGAAAACATTCAGTGTTGTCCTCCTTGCTGTGTGTGATGCACATTACAA GTTCACCTATGTAGACATTGGCCATTACGGCGGTGAAGGTGACAGCGGTATATTTCAGCGATCTCCTCTACTAGAAGTGCTGGAAAAGGGTTTGTTGGGCATTCCTCAGCCAAGGAGCATTGGCTCAATAGGTCCCATTCCATACCACATGGTTGGCGATGAAGCTTTTCCGCTGAAGCCATTCATGATGAGGCCCTATCCAAGACGAG ATCTGCAGAAGTTCAGGAATGACCCAGCTCAGCGGCAAGAGTACCTGAAAAGGGCAACGTTCAACTATCGCTTGAGCCGAGCAAGACGGTTGATTGAAAATGCCTTCGGAATCATGTCAAGCAGATGGAGAATTTTGCGGCGACCGTTTCGTGCATCGGAGGAAACGACACAAAATATTGTGAAGTCATGCGTTGTATTGCACAACTTCCTGCTGAGTTCGCCGCAATCGCGATCTGCATACAGCCCTCCGGGTTTCACTGATCATGAGGACTGGGAAGGCAACATCGTAGAAGGATCCTGGAGAGCTGGCAGTGACAGCCTGCCGGGCATGGGGGATCTCGTCACTATGTCTGGATATCATTCAGCAAG GACAGCTATGGATATGCGCAACCACTTGGCAACCTACTTTATGAATGAAGGACGAGTGCCATGGCAGGAGAGGATAGTGACCCGCGCGGGAATAGAGGTAATGATGCAGTTTTTGAATCATTTGCTCAAAACATATGTTGCAGGCGCATAA
- the LOC119466630 gene encoding uncharacterized protein LOC119466630, whose product MEAFLETVRGYPCLYDKSNGDFKDKDLRANRWHIIGQQFGMTGEQAAGKFKNFRDRWLKIALEKKKACKSGAPGKDGKVKTEWTYFDIVDSILRSTPYYAEK is encoded by the exons ATGGAGGCTTTTTTGGAAACAGTTCGGGGATATCCGTGCCTGTATGACAAGTCGAACGGCGATTTTAAAGACAAGGATCTGCGCGCCAACCGCTGGCACATTATTGGACAGCAGTTTGGCATGACAG GCGAGCAGGCAGCGGGGAAATTTAAAAACTTCCGCGACCGCTGGCTCAAAATAGCCCTTGAAAAAAAGAAGGCCTGCAAGAGTGGTGCTCCCGGCAAGGACGGGAAAGTGAAGACCGAGTGGACGTACTTTGATATTGTCGACAGCATCCTGCGGAGCACACCGTACTACGCGGAAAAGTAA